DNA from Bradyrhizobium japonicum USDA 6:
ACGGGCCGCTGGGCGTGATCACGGCGATCGCCTGCGTCGCCGATCTCAAGCGCCGCGGCAAGCGCCTGCCGTTCGCGATCGAGGTGATCGGCTTTGCCGATGAAGAGGGGGTACGTTTCGCCTCGACGCTGCTCGGAAGTCGGGCGGTGGCGGGCACCTTCGACGAGAGCGTGCTGAACACGCGCGACCGCGACGGCGTGTCGATGCGCGATGCGCTCGTCGCGTTCGGCCTCGATCCCGATCACATCGGCGCGGCCGCGCGGGCCCGGCGCGAACTGCTCGCCTATCTCGAATTGCACATCGAGCAGGGCCCGGTGCTGGAAGCCCAGAACCTGCCCGTCGGGGTCGTCACTGCGATTGCGGGCGCGACACGGCTCGCTGCGCGGCTGACCGGCATGGCCGGTCATGCCGGCACCGTGCCGATGGCGCTGCGCCGTGATGCGCTCGCCGGCGCGGCCGAATGCATCGGCGCGATCGAGCAGTTTTGCCGCACCGACGCGGGCGGGCTGGTCGGCACCGTCGGCTATATCCAGGCGAGGCCAGGTGCGACCAATGTCATCCCGGGCGAAGTGTCGTTCACCATCGACATGCGGGCGCCGACCGACATGCATCGTAAACGCGCGGTCGCCGACGTCGTCCGGCAAATCGAGGCCATCGCCAAGCGCCGGAATTTGGCGCTTCAGCTAGACGTCACTCACGAGAACCGCACCGCGCCTTGCGCACCCTGGCTGAAGGACCAGATTGCGCAGGCGATCGCTGCCGAAGGCGCGTCAGTGTTCGAGCTGCCGAGCGGGGCAGGGCACGACGGCATGGCGATGATCGATATCGCCGATGTCGGCATGATCTTCGTCCGCTGCCGCGGCGGCATCAGCCACCACCCGGACGAGCACGTCGAGCTCGCCGACGTCGACGCCGGCGC
Protein-coding regions in this window:
- a CDS encoding allantoate amidohydrolase, encoding MVAGNAVQNASLGEEIVRRIDELAAISEDGDRLTRIYLTNELRSAADLILGWMREAGMSAHLDAIGNVCGRYEGEQPGAPCLMLGSHYDTVRDAGKWDGPLGVITAIACVADLKRRGKRLPFAIEVIGFADEEGVRFASTLLGSRAVAGTFDESVLNTRDRDGVSMRDALVAFGLDPDHIGAAARARRELLAYLELHIEQGPVLEAQNLPVGVVTAIAGATRLAARLTGMAGHAGTVPMALRRDALAGAAECIGAIEQFCRTDAGGLVGTVGYIQARPGATNVIPGEVSFTIDMRAPTDMHRKRAVADVVRQIEAIAKRRNLALQLDVTHENRTAPCAPWLKDQIAQAIAAEGASVFELPSGAGHDGMAMIDIADVGMIFVRCRGGISHHPDEHVELADVDAGARVLLRVIENFRPQEGRAGAN